A single region of the Lysinibacillus sp. B2A1 genome encodes:
- a CDS encoding response regulator, with the protein MTRILVVDDEEILRMLIRDTLEDLEFDIDEAEDGKEALKKVNEYSYDLMILDYMMPNLTGIEVIEQLPEEIKMKLPILMLTAKSQESDRHKVFDMGVDYFMSKPFSPVKLVKLVEEILNV; encoded by the coding sequence ATGACTAGAATTCTAGTTGTAGATGATGAAGAAATATTACGTATGTTAATACGTGATACATTGGAAGATTTAGAATTTGACATTGATGAAGCGGAGGATGGGAAAGAAGCACTGAAAAAAGTCAACGAATACTCCTATGATTTAATGATATTAGATTATATGATGCCAAATTTAACAGGAATTGAGGTGATCGAACAATTACCAGAAGAAATTAAAATGAAATTGCCCATACTAATGTTGACCGCTAAATCACAGGAAAGTGATCGTCATAAAGTTTTCGATATGGGAGTCGATTATTTTATGTCTAAGCCTTTTAGTCCAGTTAAACTAGTGAAATTAGTGGAGGAAATTTTAAATGTTTAA
- a CDS encoding serine protease gives MHDIHRSTEEELTEEELIELVLAEQQKVLAQEQEEHQQGKKPKKQKPIIKWIVWSMALVLFINTFAVIFQIYSIPAIEFLKVSTRLSAQDDIKTYKKSVVEVSTGTSKGTGFSISPDGLIVTNAHVVEDAHTLSVIFPEEGIMQAKLVQSYPDVDIALLQVTGDELPSLPLAEDPSYSQNEHVYFIGNPLAFTGIANEGTLLESTYLEDWQKPVMMMKAPVYRGNSGSPVLNNDGEVIGIVFATMKKEPYGRVGLFVPVQELHRIINN, from the coding sequence ATGCATGATATACATAGGTCAACTGAGGAAGAACTAACGGAAGAAGAATTGATTGAGCTTGTCCTTGCTGAACAGCAAAAGGTGTTAGCACAAGAACAAGAAGAACACCAGCAAGGAAAAAAGCCTAAAAAACAAAAACCGATTATCAAATGGATTGTCTGGAGTATGGCACTTGTGTTATTTATTAATACATTTGCTGTGATCTTTCAAATTTACTCCATCCCAGCTATTGAATTTTTGAAGGTATCTACTAGGCTATCCGCGCAGGACGATATAAAAACCTATAAAAAATCAGTGGTGGAGGTATCTACAGGCACTAGTAAAGGTACAGGTTTCTCCATTTCACCAGACGGTCTTATCGTCACCAATGCCCACGTTGTAGAAGACGCTCATACTCTTTCGGTTATTTTTCCTGAGGAGGGCATTATGCAAGCAAAGTTAGTGCAAAGTTACCCTGATGTTGATATAGCATTATTGCAAGTAACTGGTGATGAACTACCTTCTCTTCCACTTGCTGAAGATCCTAGCTATAGTCAAAATGAACATGTCTATTTTATTGGCAATCCATTAGCCTTTACGGGCATTGCTAATGAAGGCACTCTACTTGAATCAACATATCTTGAGGATTGGCAAAAGCCTGTTATGATGATGAAGGCACCTGTCTATCGAGGAAACAGTGGAAGTCCTGTGTTAAATAATGATGGTGAGGTAATCGGAATTGTCTTTGCCACGATGAAAAAAGAGCCATATGGTCGTGTAGGTTTATTTGTACCTGTTCAAGAATTACATCGTATTATCAATAATTAA
- a CDS encoding histidine kinase: MFKPIPLLEKSIRSRFLKMLVILTLSFLMILFIFFLAFNASNTNLQKERDLVYKKALLVEDLEENFNGIFFRARGYYAFQNEQELKLLNENLEEFEILLQQFSQLSLSKDERELCNELVDFHYNYKTVILPEAIKFVKANDYEALRNLSNGGTNDLVNKVVAYTKSYKKKTDAELNNIFEKTVDQGQKFTIFSLFLSGLILLSVSIILRRVLNNIIRPIEQLTLATNALASGKSIELGSLVQKEDELGILANSFLKMTQSIQEKEEVLTTQNEELLAQQDELQENQLQLQNSLNHLEKYNQLNHVLTFTLNKQKLLENLHNYLNDIYQYDKSILYWMEGNVYATKGLTRQTALTLVENLDIDKRFRLEEEKTFVIKRELGLNKQGIALEPYYAYDLYSSVLNSKGELVAVLMATREGHPHSHQEINNLNGLLNRVSIAFERILMYEEVERSRKLNQNIIDNVNEGIQLVSASGDTILINRAFCSIMNYQDLFEKHCIFKKDWLMHFQNLSAQSEELIEFFETTIIESFTDTRKLRYSIVEENQIFIEVYATCLFEGNEKVGTIFVHRDITREYEVDQMKSELVSTVSHELRTPLSSVLGFTELLLIKNLKPERQNKYIQTIHNEAVRLTNLINDFLDLQRMESGKQNYNMQLLQLNEIAFELVNRFRHERKHHIHLIDKARDVKIYADQDRLIQVFTNLIGNAIKFSPNGGDIAILLENKSNMIQVSIKDDGIGISKKDVAQLFQKFKRIDNSLRREIGGTGLGLSICKEIIIKHGGEIWIDSEEGQGTTVYFTLPLEGQKFILDEDEEFNEQKGLNVLIVEDDLSLALLLSEELKSKGFTVIHHNDPKKAFEDALHTPLIGIVIDLMLGEDMSGWDLIQELKAREQTKNIPIVISSALDEAKEKVEEYKIEKYLTKPYSPDEISKVLVSFLLSDSSHGDVIFPRDH, encoded by the coding sequence ATGTTTAAGCCAATTCCACTTCTGGAGAAAAGCATTCGTAGTCGATTTTTGAAAATGCTAGTCATATTAACACTTAGCTTTTTAATGATTCTGTTTATATTTTTTTTAGCTTTTAACGCAAGTAATACAAACTTGCAAAAGGAACGTGATTTAGTATATAAAAAAGCTCTATTGGTAGAGGATTTAGAAGAAAATTTTAATGGTATTTTTTTTCGTGCTAGAGGTTATTATGCCTTTCAAAATGAACAAGAACTAAAATTATTAAATGAAAATTTGGAAGAATTTGAGATATTATTACAGCAGTTCTCTCAACTGTCTCTTTCTAAAGATGAGAGAGAACTTTGTAACGAATTAGTTGATTTCCATTATAATTATAAAACGGTTATTCTTCCAGAGGCTATTAAGTTTGTAAAAGCCAATGACTACGAAGCTTTAAGAAATCTTTCAAATGGTGGAACAAATGACCTGGTAAATAAAGTAGTAGCATATACGAAATCATATAAGAAAAAAACGGATGCAGAATTAAACAATATTTTTGAAAAAACTGTTGATCAAGGACAAAAATTTACAATTTTTTCTTTATTTTTAAGTGGATTAATTTTATTGTCTGTCAGTATCATTCTTCGAAGAGTATTAAACAATATCATTCGTCCTATTGAACAATTAACACTTGCAACAAATGCCCTTGCTTCTGGTAAATCAATAGAACTTGGGAGTCTTGTCCAAAAAGAAGATGAATTGGGGATTTTAGCTAATTCATTCCTTAAAATGACACAGTCTATTCAAGAAAAAGAAGAGGTACTCACTACACAAAATGAAGAACTCTTAGCTCAGCAGGATGAATTACAGGAAAACCAATTACAATTACAGAATTCGTTAAATCATTTAGAAAAATATAATCAGCTAAATCATGTGTTAACTTTTACGTTAAATAAACAAAAGTTACTAGAAAATCTTCATAATTATTTAAATGACATTTATCAATACGATAAGAGTATACTTTATTGGATGGAAGGAAATGTTTATGCAACCAAAGGTTTAACTAGGCAAACTGCTTTAACACTTGTAGAAAATCTCGATATAGACAAACGCTTCAGATTAGAAGAAGAGAAAACATTCGTTATTAAACGTGAATTGGGATTAAATAAACAAGGAATAGCTCTTGAACCTTATTATGCATATGATCTTTATTCTTCTGTTCTGAATTCAAAAGGAGAATTAGTAGCTGTTTTGATGGCAACGCGTGAAGGACATCCACATAGTCATCAAGAAATCAATAATTTAAATGGCTTATTAAATCGTGTTTCTATAGCATTTGAACGAATTTTAATGTATGAAGAAGTGGAGAGGTCAAGAAAGTTAAATCAAAATATTATTGACAATGTAAATGAGGGAATACAGCTAGTATCAGCTTCAGGAGATACCATCTTAATTAACCGAGCTTTTTGTAGCATTATGAATTATCAAGATTTATTTGAAAAGCACTGTATATTCAAAAAAGACTGGCTAATGCATTTTCAAAATCTCAGTGCACAATCAGAGGAGTTAATCGAATTCTTTGAGACAACCATTATAGAAAGTTTTACAGATACAAGAAAGTTACGTTATTCAATTGTTGAGGAAAATCAAATTTTTATTGAAGTATATGCGACATGTTTATTTGAGGGAAATGAAAAAGTTGGGACAATATTTGTTCATCGTGATATTACAAGAGAGTATGAAGTTGACCAGATGAAGTCCGAATTAGTTAGTACCGTTAGTCATGAATTACGGACACCATTATCAAGTGTACTTGGTTTTACAGAACTTCTTTTAATTAAAAATTTAAAACCAGAACGTCAAAATAAATACATTCAAACTATTCATAATGAGGCTGTCCGTTTGACCAACCTTATAAATGATTTCCTTGATTTACAACGTATGGAGTCAGGTAAACAAAATTATAATATGCAATTATTACAATTGAATGAAATTGCATTTGAGCTTGTGAATCGTTTTAGGCATGAAAGAAAGCATCATATTCATTTAATTGATAAAGCTAGAGATGTGAAGATTTATGCTGATCAGGATAGATTAATCCAAGTGTTCACAAATTTAATTGGAAATGCAATTAAGTTTTCTCCTAATGGTGGAGATATAGCTATTTTACTGGAAAACAAAAGTAACATGATTCAAGTAAGCATAAAGGATGACGGAATAGGAATCTCTAAAAAAGATGTCGCTCAATTATTCCAAAAGTTTAAGCGAATAGATAATAGCTTGAGACGCGAAATAGGTGGAACAGGCTTAGGTCTTTCGATATGTAAGGAAATAATCATAAAACATGGCGGAGAAATTTGGATAGATTCTGAGGAAGGACAAGGTACAACTGTTTATTTTACTTTGCCACTTGAAGGTCAAAAATTCATATTGGATGAAGATGAAGAATTTAATGAACAAAAAGGCTTAAATGTATTGATTGTAGAAGATGATTTAAGCTTAGCTTTACTTTTATCTGAAGAATTAAAAAGCAAAGGCTTTACAGTTATCCATCATAATGATCCGAAGAAAGCTTTTGAGGATGCACTTCATACTCCATTAATTGGAATAGTGATAGATCTTATGCTTGGAGAAGACATGAGTGGATGGGATTTGATTCAAGAGCTAAAAGCAAGGGAACAAACCAAAAATATCCCAATAGTAATCTCCTCCGCATTGGACGAAGCAAAGGAAAAGGTAGAAGAGTATAAAATTGAAAAATATTTAACTAAACCATACTCTCCTGATGAAATTTCTAAGGTGCTTGTTAGCTTCTTACTTTCTGATTCAAGTCATGGTGATGTTATTTTTCCAAGAGATCATTAA
- a CDS encoding TetR/AcrR family transcriptional regulator, with protein sequence MTNRKLQIIELALKKIQEKGFSAFSYDDLAKELGVTKASIHYHFEKKGDLGIAVCERIQNGLKGAYTIIKEATIEVEEKPFAFILQRVKFLEQDSVCPISALQADYNDLPLQMQGKIQQLSQMEIDCFVDLLKDAKQEGSLKTTEDLEALAIMLISSTKGALQYKRVLGESFFTKMLDQLKGLLQ encoded by the coding sequence ATGACAAATCGTAAATTACAAATTATCGAATTAGCCTTGAAAAAAATTCAAGAAAAAGGATTTTCAGCTTTTAGTTATGATGATCTAGCCAAAGAATTAGGTGTTACAAAAGCAAGTATTCATTACCATTTTGAAAAGAAAGGAGACTTAGGGATTGCTGTTTGCGAAAGGATACAAAATGGACTTAAGGGGGCGTACACAATTATTAAAGAAGCCACTATAGAGGTTGAAGAAAAGCCTTTCGCCTTTATTCTACAACGGGTCAAATTTTTAGAGCAGGACAGTGTTTGTCCGATTTCTGCATTACAGGCAGACTATAATGATTTACCATTGCAAATGCAGGGAAAAATTCAACAGCTTAGTCAAATGGAAATCGATTGCTTTGTGGATTTACTGAAAGATGCAAAGCAAGAGGGCTCCTTAAAAACGACTGAAGATTTGGAGGCGCTGGCAATAATGCTCATCTCAAGTACGAAGGGAGCACTACAATATAAGCGCGTATTAGGAGAAAGCTTCTTTACTAAAATGCTTGACCAATTAAAAGGACTTTTACAATAA
- a CDS encoding LD-carboxypeptidase: protein MFSPLKKGDMIGIYSPSKPATITAKARYERGKKRLESLGLIIREGALTGKNDFYRSGTPKERAQEFNALLHDPQIKMILPTMGGTNANSMLPYLDYQAFQQKPKILVGLSDVTAILLGMYAKTEIPVFYGPSVASTFGEFPPFVQYTEQYFKDIFMHSLSIPYSMPMPPIWTDDRLNWLEKTSEKTQHPNSWITVQAGIAEGRLIGGNINTMYGFIGTPFFPQVKEGDILLLEDTSKTIAVVEKNFTMLKLHGIFDKVAAIILGKHEQYDDLGTGRKPYDVLLEILDGNDIPIIAEVDCCHTHPLHAMPIGLRIRVDTSQKQISFLESWYS from the coding sequence ATGTTTTCCCCTTTAAAAAAAGGCGATATGATCGGTATATACTCGCCTTCTAAACCAGCTACTATAACTGCAAAAGCTCGCTATGAACGTGGAAAGAAGCGTCTGGAATCACTTGGCTTAATTATTCGTGAGGGTGCTTTAACAGGTAAAAATGATTTTTATCGCTCTGGTACACCCAAAGAACGAGCTCAAGAATTTAATGCCCTACTCCATGATCCTCAAATCAAAATGATTTTACCGACAATGGGCGGTACAAATGCTAATAGTATGTTGCCTTATTTAGATTATCAGGCATTCCAGCAAAAACCAAAAATACTTGTTGGTTTATCTGATGTGACCGCTATATTACTTGGCATGTATGCAAAGACGGAAATCCCAGTTTTTTATGGTCCCTCTGTTGCTTCAACTTTTGGTGAGTTCCCACCATTTGTGCAATATACGGAACAATATTTTAAAGATATATTTATGCACTCCCTATCCATTCCCTACAGTATGCCAATGCCACCCATTTGGACAGATGACCGATTAAATTGGTTAGAAAAAACATCTGAAAAAACACAGCATCCCAATTCTTGGATTACAGTGCAGGCTGGTATTGCTGAGGGACGACTAATAGGTGGAAATATCAATACGATGTACGGTTTTATTGGAACCCCCTTTTTTCCACAAGTAAAAGAAGGAGATATTTTATTGCTTGAGGATACATCCAAAACCATTGCAGTTGTCGAGAAAAACTTTACCATGCTTAAATTACATGGCATTTTTGACAAAGTAGCTGCAATAATTTTAGGCAAACATGAACAATATGACGATTTAGGAACTGGGAGAAAGCCTTATGATGTCTTGCTAGAGATACTTGATGGTAACGATATTCCTATTATTGCAGAAGTTGATTGCTGCCACACGCACCCCCTTCATGCCATGCCTATTGGTTTACGTATACGTGTTGATACATCCCAAAAACAGATTAGTTTTTTAGAAAGCTGGTATTCATAA
- a CDS encoding damage-inducible protein DinB — MYRQVDDFLQEWSAASQGTLQVLKAVSDEKLEQNIVEGHSTLGWLGWHLVGAAGYFSYLAGLKVLMIRQEDPIPSSAAEIAATYEKIASSIQEEVAKLSNEDLLEEVNGFTKPMPRGALLRVLIDHQTHHRGQMTVLLRQAGLPVPGVMGPTKEMQ; from the coding sequence ATGTATCGACAAGTAGATGATTTTTTACAAGAGTGGTCAGCAGCATCACAAGGTACGCTTCAAGTATTAAAGGCTGTATCAGATGAAAAGCTAGAACAAAACATCGTAGAAGGCCACAGTACATTAGGGTGGCTAGGCTGGCATTTAGTTGGTGCAGCAGGTTATTTTAGTTATTTAGCAGGTTTAAAGGTGCTAATGATTCGACAAGAAGACCCGATTCCGTCTTCAGCTGCTGAGATTGCTGCGACTTATGAAAAGATTGCTAGTAGTATACAAGAGGAAGTAGCAAAGCTATCCAATGAAGATTTGCTAGAGGAAGTGAATGGTTTTACTAAACCTATGCCTAGAGGTGCATTATTACGCGTACTGATTGATCATCAAACACACCATCGTGGACAAATGACTGTACTGCTGCGTCAAGCAGGTCTACCAGTTCCAGGTGTGATGGGACCTACTAAGGAAATGCAATAA
- a CDS encoding 2-pyrone-4,6-dicarboxylate hydrolase yields the protein MRIFDAHFHIIDFEFPIIENQGYTPPSYIVDDYQNETSDFNVLGGAIVSGSFQGFDQEYLLKALKQMGSAFCGVTQLPFTVTDDEIIHLHNNGVRALRFNIKRGGSEDLSKLDIFARRVYDLVGWHSELYMDAKELPEIASTVDKLPAISIDHLGLSEEGLPHLLRLVEKGVHVKATGFGRVELDVKNALKSIYEVNPDALMFGTDLPSTRAKRPFEHADIETIQQLFDEQAADKILYKNALQWYFK from the coding sequence ATGAGAATTTTTGATGCACATTTTCATATTATTGATTTTGAATTTCCGATAATTGAAAACCAAGGATACACACCACCAAGCTATATTGTTGACGATTACCAAAATGAAACTTCCGATTTCAACGTCTTAGGTGGGGCGATTGTATCAGGATCGTTTCAAGGCTTTGACCAGGAATACTTGTTGAAAGCATTGAAACAAATGGGATCAGCTTTTTGCGGCGTTACTCAATTGCCTTTTACAGTGACTGATGATGAAATTATTCATTTACATAACAACGGGGTACGAGCATTACGGTTTAATATTAAACGAGGAGGTTCAGAAGATCTATCGAAGCTAGATATCTTTGCAAGAAGAGTTTATGATTTAGTGGGCTGGCATAGTGAACTTTATATGGATGCAAAAGAATTACCAGAGATTGCATCGACTGTTGATAAGTTACCAGCGATTTCTATTGATCATTTAGGATTATCTGAAGAAGGATTACCACATTTATTAAGACTAGTTGAAAAAGGAGTACATGTAAAAGCGACTGGCTTTGGTCGTGTAGAACTGGATGTAAAGAATGCTTTAAAATCGATTTATGAAGTAAATCCAGATGCGCTGATGTTTGGAACAGATTTACCGTCTACCAGAGCAAAGCGACCTTTTGAACATGCCGATATTGAAACCATTCAACAACTCTTCGATGAACAGGCGGCTGATAAAATTCTCTATAAGAATGCTCTTCAATGGTATTTTAAATAA
- the fabF gene encoding beta-ketoacyl-[acyl-carrier-protein] synthase II, protein MVRRVVITGYGVVSPLGNSVSALWTNITEGNSGIKKIQSEEFSTIPTQIAGNINNFDAAQYMDKKEISKYDIFVQYALAATQQALEQANLDMESIDKTRLGVYIGSGIGGIDTILANHQNMLDNGPRKVSPFMVPMMISNMAAGIVAIKTGFKGPSFSPVSACATGNQAIGEAFLNIRHGYVDGILAGGAEAPINPLSFAGFSRMKAMSTRNDEPAKASRPFDSQRDGFVMSEGAGIVFLEEYEHAKKRGATILGEIVGYGATTDAYHITSPDFTGAANAMNLALKMADIDLTAVDYINAHGTSTPEGDKSETRAIKSVFGEHAYQLKVSSTKSMTGHLFGAAGGIEAIITLKSIMDSIVPPTINYEVPDPECDLNYVPNKAIHQPVNIALSNGFGFGGHNAVLAFKKFEE, encoded by the coding sequence ATGGTTCGAAGAGTAGTGATAACGGGATATGGTGTTGTATCACCATTAGGTAATTCAGTATCAGCTTTATGGACAAATATTACAGAAGGAAACTCAGGAATTAAGAAAATACAATCAGAGGAATTTTCTACCATCCCTACCCAAATTGCAGGCAATATCAATAATTTTGATGCAGCTCAGTATATGGATAAAAAAGAAATTAGTAAATATGATATTTTTGTTCAATATGCACTAGCTGCTACACAGCAAGCTTTGGAGCAAGCAAATTTAGATATGGAGAGTATTGATAAAACTCGTTTAGGTGTTTATATAGGCTCAGGTATTGGGGGCATCGATACCATTTTAGCAAATCATCAAAACATGTTGGATAATGGTCCACGTAAAGTTTCCCCCTTTATGGTACCAATGATGATTAGCAATATGGCTGCAGGTATTGTAGCGATTAAAACGGGCTTTAAAGGTCCAAGCTTTTCACCGGTTTCAGCCTGTGCAACGGGGAATCAAGCAATTGGGGAGGCTTTCTTAAATATTAGACATGGTTATGTAGACGGGATTTTGGCAGGAGGAGCAGAGGCGCCAATTAATCCACTTAGCTTTGCTGGGTTCTCTCGTATGAAAGCCATGTCAACAAGGAATGATGAACCAGCAAAGGCAAGTCGTCCATTTGATAGCCAACGTGATGGTTTTGTGATGTCAGAAGGAGCAGGTATAGTGTTTCTTGAAGAATATGAACATGCGAAAAAAAGAGGCGCAACAATTCTTGGTGAAATTGTAGGCTATGGCGCAACAACAGATGCTTATCATATTACGTCCCCTGATTTTACAGGAGCAGCAAATGCGATGAATTTAGCCTTAAAAATGGCTGATATTGATTTGACAGCTGTTGATTACATTAATGCGCATGGCACTAGTACACCAGAGGGGGATAAATCTGAAACAAGAGCTATAAAAAGCGTTTTTGGTGAACATGCCTATCAATTAAAGGTGAGCTCTACAAAATCAATGACAGGTCACCTCTTTGGAGCAGCTGGTGGGATAGAAGCTATTATTACGTTAAAAAGTATAATGGATAGTATTGTACCGCCAACAATCAATTATGAAGTACCAGATCCAGAATGTGATTTAAATTATGTACCAAACAAGGCGATACATCAACCAGTCAATATTGCCTTGTCCAATGGCTTCGGCTTTGGCGGTCATAATGCCGTATTGGCTTTTAAAAAGTTTGAGGAATAG
- a CDS encoding DUF1033 domain-containing protein yields MFAKMRISYDSREWANMYTILYMKADYEPWWKFEGWEAFIQTNERFATEEQFKLALAQKLEYFRLTYDNEATKEEKYWAFWSEDESFYCEACDDDAQVYHGIIALKSEELK; encoded by the coding sequence GTGTTTGCTAAAATGAGAATATCTTATGACAGCAGGGAATGGGCAAATATGTATACAATACTTTACATGAAAGCTGATTATGAGCCTTGGTGGAAATTTGAAGGCTGGGAAGCTTTTATTCAAACGAATGAAAGATTTGCAACAGAAGAGCAATTTAAATTGGCATTGGCGCAAAAATTAGAGTACTTTCGATTAACATACGACAATGAGGCGACAAAAGAAGAGAAATATTGGGCTTTTTGGTCAGAGGATGAGAGCTTTTATTGTGAAGCATGTGATGACGATGCACAAGTTTATCATGGTATTATAGCTTTAAAATCAGAAGAATTGAAATAA
- a CDS encoding chemoreceptor protein: MFSSIRPKAELEELLKRGTNLNATGRFHQTLAFNHFNSHDEENLKALYNKLKDITPSMNAIFNNYLSEISPSSQQTISEGNINRYLTQFFLATRDDEYVDETVKFFNLFRKNQYEPGKLIVVFNQFAFYITTYILHNFGMKPNKAFEYMKSFQSAVNVDQELLVEVLTERIIENVVAEVSSLMDVNAKIMYMKDLVFSLDKQNEEIQSSTAATEEIAASINEVARMSSHISEKTTESVDHAVKGKNAIEHALSEIFKTEETFTTIVESFSELQKRVNDIEHVVTLINQIADQTNLLALNASIEAARAGEHGKGFAVVAQEVRKLAEGTVSALSEVSTNVHHLKSYSNDVSNSITETTEIIKDATVEAKESLPLLNAIVSAIEGINLDVTNTAAISQEQAAAIDEVSARMIEISNLQDDIRDYSHNTSSDIHLLGKEINRFRNDIVAKNNVQLSSIALLQLSKADHILWKWRIYNMFLGLENVQPSDVSSHKDCRLGKWYTSPRSVERFGHLQDYRDLDAYHIRVHESAKLAAEAHKAGHIQQAEIHLKEVDQASEKVLYFINNLITHLEKERVMH, encoded by the coding sequence ATGTTTTCAAGTATTCGACCGAAGGCAGAACTCGAAGAATTATTAAAGCGTGGTACCAATTTAAATGCAACTGGCCGTTTCCACCAAACGCTAGCATTTAACCACTTTAATTCTCATGATGAGGAAAATTTAAAGGCTCTTTACAATAAATTAAAAGATATCACTCCATCCATGAATGCTATTTTTAACAATTATTTAAGTGAAATCTCCCCTTCCTCTCAGCAAACAATCAGTGAAGGAAATATTAATCGATATTTAACACAATTTTTCTTAGCTACCCGTGATGATGAGTATGTGGATGAAACAGTTAAATTCTTCAATTTATTTCGAAAAAATCAGTACGAGCCTGGTAAATTAATTGTTGTTTTTAATCAATTTGCCTTTTATATTACTACATATATTTTGCATAATTTTGGTATGAAACCGAATAAGGCTTTTGAATACATGAAATCCTTCCAATCTGCTGTCAATGTCGATCAAGAGTTACTCGTTGAAGTCCTAACAGAACGAATTATTGAAAATGTAGTCGCAGAAGTATCTTCTTTGATGGATGTTAACGCTAAAATTATGTACATGAAAGACTTAGTATTCAGTTTAGATAAACAAAATGAAGAAATCCAATCCTCTACTGCTGCAACAGAAGAAATTGCCGCTTCTATTAATGAGGTTGCCCGCATGTCTTCCCATATTTCTGAAAAAACAACGGAATCTGTAGACCATGCTGTAAAAGGGAAAAATGCTATTGAGCACGCATTATCTGAAATCTTCAAAACTGAAGAAACATTTACGACAATCGTTGAGTCTTTTTCAGAATTACAAAAACGAGTAAATGATATTGAGCATGTAGTAACCTTAATTAACCAAATTGCTGATCAAACAAATTTACTTGCTCTAAATGCTTCTATTGAGGCAGCACGCGCAGGTGAACACGGTAAAGGCTTTGCTGTAGTCGCACAGGAAGTTCGAAAGCTTGCTGAGGGCACTGTCTCAGCACTAAGTGAGGTTTCCACGAACGTCCATCATTTAAAAAGCTATTCGAATGATGTATCTAACTCCATTACAGAAACAACAGAAATCATTAAAGATGCAACTGTTGAGGCGAAAGAATCGTTGCCATTATTGAACGCTATTGTAAGCGCCATTGAAGGGATTAATCTGGATGTCACAAATACGGCTGCTATCTCACAGGAACAGGCAGCTGCAATTGACGAAGTATCTGCAAGAATGATTGAAATATCCAATTTACAGGATGATATTCGAGACTATAGTCATAATACATCTAGTGATATACACTTATTAGGAAAAGAAATTAACCGTTTCCGTAATGATATCGTTGCGAAAAATAATGTTCAGCTATCGTCTATAGCACTATTACAATTATCAAAGGCAGATCATATTTTATGGAAATGGCGAATTTATAATATGTTCCTCGGACTTGAAAATGTACAACCGAGTGATGTATCTTCTCATAAAGATTGTCGTCTAGGTAAATGGTATACGTCTCCACGCTCTGTAGAACGTTTTGGACACTTACAAGATTATCGTGATCTAGATGCCTATCATATACGTGTTCATGAGTCAGCAAAATTAGCAGCAGAGGCTCATAAGGCTGGGCATATACAGCAAGCCGAAATTCATTTAAAAGAAGTTGACCAGGCATCTGAGAAGGTTCTCTACTTTATTAATAATTTAATTACTCATTTAGAAAAAGAACGTGTAATGCACTAA
- a CDS encoding cold-shock protein: protein MKQGTVKWFNSEKGFGFIEVEGENDVFVHFSAIQGEGFKTLDEGQKVEFEVVDGNRGPQAANVTKL, encoded by the coding sequence ATGAAACAAGGTACAGTAAAATGGTTTAACTCAGAAAAAGGTTTTGGATTCATCGAAGTTGAAGGTGAAAACGACGTATTCGTACACTTCTCAGCTATCCAAGGCGAAGGTTTCAAAACTCTTGACGAAGGTCAAAAAGTAGAGTTCGAAGTTGTAGATGGCAACCGCGGACCACAAGCTGCTAACGTAACTAAACTTTAA
- a CDS encoding acylphosphatase, whose translation MNKRALIKFFGDVYGTGYRFFIKQKAIELGLKGYCKLNDQEQIEVEVEGSKKAIEEFLVFVQKGVSPQADSNSFTLELYDDLKGYVRMESDIV comes from the coding sequence GTGAACAAGCGAGCGCTGATTAAATTTTTTGGTGATGTATATGGTACAGGCTACCGTTTTTTCATTAAACAAAAAGCGATTGAACTAGGATTAAAAGGATATTGTAAGCTTAATGACCAGGAACAGATTGAAGTTGAAGTAGAGGGCTCTAAAAAAGCAATAGAAGAATTCCTTGTATTTGTTCAAAAAGGCGTAAGCCCGCAAGCTGATTCTAATTCATTTACTTTAGAGCTTTATGATGATTTAAAAGGATATGTACGAATGGAGTCAGACATCGTTTAG